The following coding sequences are from one Macaca nemestrina isolate mMacNem1 chromosome 1, mMacNem.hap1, whole genome shotgun sequence window:
- the LOC105496716 gene encoding transmembrane protein 52 isoform X2, whose translation MGRGSLAARGLRLLLPLLPLPQVALGFADGSCDPSDQLILLAVLLLLLCGVTAGCVRFCCLRKQVQAQPHLPPARQSCDLAVIPMDSDSPVHSTVTSYSSVQYPLGMQLPVPFGELDPDSMAPPAYSLYAPEPPPSYDEAVKMAKPKEEGPALSQKPSPLLRASGLETTPMPQESGPNTQLPPCSPGAP comes from the exons ATGGGCCGGGGGTCGCTGGCCGCCCGCGGGCTCCGGCTGCTGCTGCCGCTCTTGCCGCTGCCGCAG GTGGCGCTGGGCTTCGCGGACGGCAGCTGCGACCCCTCGGACCA GCTCATCCTGCTGGCGGTCCTCCTGTTGCTGCTGTGCGGGGTCACAGCCGGCTGTGTCCGGTTCTGCTGCCTCCGGAAGCAGGTGCAGGCCCAGCCACATCTGCCACCAGCACGGCAGTCCTGCGACCTGGCGGTCATCCCTATGGACAGCGACAGCCCTGTACACAGCACTGTGACCT CCTACAGCTCCGTGCAGTACCCACTGGGCATGCAGTTACCCGTACCCTTTGGGGAGCTGGACCCGGACTCCATGGCTCCTCCTGCCTACAGTCTGTACGCCCCGGAGCCTCCACCCTCCTACGATGAAGCTGTCAAGATGGCCAAGCCCAAAGAGGAAGGGCCAGCACTCTCCCAGAAACCCAGTCCTCTCCTTAGGGCCTCAGGCCTAGAGACCACTCCAATGCCCCAGGAGTCGGGGCCCAATACCCAACTACCACCTTGTAGCCCTGGTGCCCCTTGA
- the LOC105496718 gene encoding calmodulin-like protein 6 isoform X2 → MTERLSAEQIKEYKGVFEMFDEEGNGEVKTGELERLMSLLGINPTKSELASMAKDVDRDNKGFFNCDGFLALMGVYHEKAQNQESELRAAFRVFDKEGKGYIDWNTLKYVLMNAGEPLNEVEAEQMMKEADKDGDGTIDYEEFVAMMTGESFKLIQ, encoded by the exons ATG ACAGAGCGCCTGTCGGCTGAGCAGATCAAGGAGTACAAGGGAGTCTTTGAGATGTTTGATGAAGAGGGCAACGGGGAGGTGAAGACGGGGGAGCTGGAGCGGCTCATGAGCCTGCTGGGTATCAACCCCACCAAGAGCGAGCTGGCCTCGATGGCCAAGGACGTGGACAGAGACA ACAAAGGGTTCTTCAACTGCGATGGTTTCCTGGCACTAATGGGAGTTTACCATGAGAAGGCCCAGAACCAGGAGAGCGAGCTGAGGGCGGCATTCCGCGTCTTCGACAAAGAGGGCAAGGGCTACATTGATTGGAACACACTCAA GTACGTGCTCATGAATGCAGGGGAGCCCCTCAACGAGGTGGAGGCGGAGCAGATGATGAAGGAGGCTGACAAGGACGGGGACGGGACCATCGACTATGAGG AGTTTGTGGCCATGATGACCGGGGAGTCCTTCAAGCTGATCCAGTAG
- the LOC105496718 gene encoding calmodulin-like protein 6 isoform X3, producing the protein MTERLSAEQIKEYKGVFEMFDEEGNGEVKTGELERLMSLLGINPTKSELASMAKDVDRDTVLLADKGFFNCDGFLALMGVYHEKAQNQESELRAAFRVFDKEGKGYIDWNTLKGAPQRGGGGADDEGG; encoded by the exons ATG ACAGAGCGCCTGTCGGCTGAGCAGATCAAGGAGTACAAGGGAGTCTTTGAGATGTTTGATGAAGAGGGCAACGGGGAGGTGAAGACGGGGGAGCTGGAGCGGCTCATGAGCCTGCTGGGTATCAACCCCACCAAGAGCGAGCTGGCCTCGATGGCCAAGGACGTGGACAGAGACA CTGTGCTCCTTGCAGACAAAGGGTTCTTCAACTGCGATGGTTTCCTGGCACTAATGGGAGTTTACCATGAGAAGGCCCAGAACCAGGAGAGCGAGCTGAGGGCGGCATTCCGCGTCTTCGACAAAGAGGGCAAGGGCTACATTGATTGGAACACACTCAA GGGAGCCCCTCAACGAGGTGGAGGCGGAGCAGATGATGAAGGAGGCTGA
- the LOC105496716 gene encoding transmembrane protein 52 isoform X3, which produces MGRGSLAARGLRLLLPLLPLLPGSPLSPQVALGFADGSCDPSDQCLPQARWSSLWHVGLILLAVLLLLLCGVTAGCVRFCCLRKQVQAQPHLPPARQSCDLAVIPMDSDSPVHSTVTSYSSVQYPLGMQLPVPFGELDPDSMAPPAYSLYAPEPPPSYDEAVKMAKPKEEGPALSQKPSPLLRASGLETTPMPQESGPNTQLPPCSPGAP; this is translated from the exons ATGGGCCGGGGGTCGCTGGCCGCCCGCGGGCTCCGGCTGCTGCTGCCGCTCTTGCCGCT CCTCCCGGGCTCACCCCTGTCCCCACAGGTGGCGCTGGGCTTCGCGGACGGCAGCTGCGACCCCTCGGACCA GTGTCTGCCCCAGGCCCGCTGGAGCAGCCTGTGGCACGTGGG GCTCATCCTGCTGGCGGTCCTCCTGTTGCTGCTGTGCGGGGTCACAGCCGGCTGTGTCCGGTTCTGCTGCCTCCGGAAGCAGGTGCAGGCCCAGCCACATCTGCCACCAGCACGGCAGTCCTGCGACCTGGCGGTCATCCCTATGGACAGCGACAGCCCTGTACACAGCACTGTGACCT CCTACAGCTCCGTGCAGTACCCACTGGGCATGCAGTTACCCGTACCCTTTGGGGAGCTGGACCCGGACTCCATGGCTCCTCCTGCCTACAGTCTGTACGCCCCGGAGCCTCCACCCTCCTACGATGAAGCTGTCAAGATGGCCAAGCCCAAAGAGGAAGGGCCAGCACTCTCCCAGAAACCCAGTCCTCTCCTTAGGGCCTCAGGCCTAGAGACCACTCCAATGCCCCAGGAGTCGGGGCCCAATACCCAACTACCACCTTGTAGCCCTGGTGCCCCTTGA
- the LOC105496718 gene encoding calmodulin-like protein 6 isoform X1, which yields MTERLSAEQIKEYKGVFEMFDEEGNGEVKTGELERLMSLLGINPTKSELASMAKDVDRDTVLLADKGFFNCDGFLALMGVYHEKAQNQESELRAAFRVFDKEGKGYIDWNTLKYVLMNAGEPLNEVEAEQMMKEADKDGDGTIDYEEFVAMMTGESFKLIQ from the exons ATG ACAGAGCGCCTGTCGGCTGAGCAGATCAAGGAGTACAAGGGAGTCTTTGAGATGTTTGATGAAGAGGGCAACGGGGAGGTGAAGACGGGGGAGCTGGAGCGGCTCATGAGCCTGCTGGGTATCAACCCCACCAAGAGCGAGCTGGCCTCGATGGCCAAGGACGTGGACAGAGACA CTGTGCTCCTTGCAGACAAAGGGTTCTTCAACTGCGATGGTTTCCTGGCACTAATGGGAGTTTACCATGAGAAGGCCCAGAACCAGGAGAGCGAGCTGAGGGCGGCATTCCGCGTCTTCGACAAAGAGGGCAAGGGCTACATTGATTGGAACACACTCAA GTACGTGCTCATGAATGCAGGGGAGCCCCTCAACGAGGTGGAGGCGGAGCAGATGATGAAGGAGGCTGACAAGGACGGGGACGGGACCATCGACTATGAGG AGTTTGTGGCCATGATGACCGGGGAGTCCTTCAAGCTGATCCAGTAG
- the LOC105496716 gene encoding transmembrane protein 52 isoform X1 has protein sequence MGRGSLAARGLRLLLPLLPLPQVALGFADGSCDPSDQCLPQARWSSLWHVGLILLAVLLLLLCGVTAGCVRFCCLRKQVQAQPHLPPARQSCDLAVIPMDSDSPVHSTVTSYSSVQYPLGMQLPVPFGELDPDSMAPPAYSLYAPEPPPSYDEAVKMAKPKEEGPALSQKPSPLLRASGLETTPMPQESGPNTQLPPCSPGAP, from the exons ATGGGCCGGGGGTCGCTGGCCGCCCGCGGGCTCCGGCTGCTGCTGCCGCTCTTGCCGCTGCCGCAG GTGGCGCTGGGCTTCGCGGACGGCAGCTGCGACCCCTCGGACCA GTGTCTGCCCCAGGCCCGCTGGAGCAGCCTGTGGCACGTGGG GCTCATCCTGCTGGCGGTCCTCCTGTTGCTGCTGTGCGGGGTCACAGCCGGCTGTGTCCGGTTCTGCTGCCTCCGGAAGCAGGTGCAGGCCCAGCCACATCTGCCACCAGCACGGCAGTCCTGCGACCTGGCGGTCATCCCTATGGACAGCGACAGCCCTGTACACAGCACTGTGACCT CCTACAGCTCCGTGCAGTACCCACTGGGCATGCAGTTACCCGTACCCTTTGGGGAGCTGGACCCGGACTCCATGGCTCCTCCTGCCTACAGTCTGTACGCCCCGGAGCCTCCACCCTCCTACGATGAAGCTGTCAAGATGGCCAAGCCCAAAGAGGAAGGGCCAGCACTCTCCCAGAAACCCAGTCCTCTCCTTAGGGCCTCAGGCCTAGAGACCACTCCAATGCCCCAGGAGTCGGGGCCCAATACCCAACTACCACCTTGTAGCCCTGGTGCCCCTTGA